ACCAATATGTCCCTCTAATAGTATCTATAACTATTGCTCTAAATGGCTTTATAACTATGATGGCAACAGCTATTCCAGTTATAAATAAAATGTTTTCCCTACATATAGATAACAATATTACTTCTGATATATATGATTTAGGTATGAAGTTTAATGTCGGACTAGGAATAGCAATGCCACTAATCCTAGGATATTTGATGATTCTTATAGCAAAAGGTATTTATCAAAGAAAAAGATTTTATTGGTCTATTGCTGTTATTTTAATTACATTGTCAATGTTAGGTGACTACATACAAGATAAGCATTTCTCATATAATATTACCTTTACGGTTCATGCTTTTGAAATAGTTCTACTACTAACCTTTACTAAAGTTTTTAATAAAAAAGTTTCAAAAAAAATATCATACCAACAATTTATAATTACTTTCACATTTTTATTAGCTGTTGTTTATAGTGTACTTGGTGTTTATTATCTTAGAAATCAATTTGAAGGTATCGAAACTATTACAGATGCTGTTTACTTTACTTTTGTAACTTTTAGTACTGTTGGTTATGGAGATATTCATCCAGTAACCCAAGAAGCTAAGATGTTTACAATGAGTATCATGTTACTTGGAATTGGTGTATTTGCTACTATTGTTACTTTACTAGCAAGTTCAGTAATAGGGAAAATCATATCAAGATTTAAATTTAAAGATGGGGTTGTTTTTATGAAAAATCATGTGATTTTATGTGGCTATACAGAAATAGCAAAATATATGATTGCAAAATATTCTGAAACTCTTACTGATATAGTAGTTATTCAAGAAAACTATAAAGGAGAGTTTATAGATTCTAATGATGAAGGAAAAAAGTTTATCGATGCAGAATCATCAGACTCTGATGCTCTTAAACAAGCAAATATTCATAAAGCTAAAACTATATTTATTTTGAATGATAAAGATTCTGATAATATTTTGACTTTACTAGCTATAAAAGAAATTCTAAAAAATAGTAAAAAAGATGATTTACCTTTTATTGCAATTAAATTAGATAAAGAAGAAAATATAAACATAGCTAATAATATTGGTGTTGATCAAATTGTCTCACCAACAAGAAAAGTAGCTGAAATGTTAATGAATAAGCATTGTGAAGTTAAATCTTTTGTAGATAAAAAATAAATGCTATTATGTGCGATGAAATATTTTTATATAACATATTTTTATGTTCTAGGAGAGTGAAATAATGGATTTTAATTACGATATAATAATCATTGGTAGTGGTCCTGGTGGTGAAGGAGCTGCAATGAAAGCTACTAGAAATGGAAAAAAAGTAGCTATCGTAGAAGGAGATGCCCTA
This region of Francisella frigiditurris genomic DNA includes:
- a CDS encoding ion channel, whose translation is MLEKINYKKLNIHQYVPLIVSITIALNGFITMMATAIPVINKMFSLHIDNNITSDIYDLGMKFNVGLGIAMPLILGYLMILIAKGIYQRKRFYWSIAVILITLSMLGDYIQDKHFSYNITFTVHAFEIVLLLTFTKVFNKKVSKKISYQQFIITFTFLLAVVYSVLGVYYLRNQFEGIETITDAVYFTFVTFSTVGYGDIHPVTQEAKMFTMSIMLLGIGVFATIVTLLASSVIGKIISRFKFKDGVVFMKNHVILCGYTEIAKYMIAKYSETLTDIVVIQENYKGEFIDSNDEGKKFIDAESSDSDALKQANIHKAKTIFILNDKDSDNILTLLAIKEILKNSKKDDLPFIAIKLDKEENINIANNIGVDQIVSPTRKVAEMLMNKHCEVKSFVDKK